One region of Glycine max cultivar Williams 82 chromosome 9, Glycine_max_v4.0, whole genome shotgun sequence genomic DNA includes:
- the LOC100780198 gene encoding translation machinery-associated protein 22 isoform X1 produces MAEKPQPVRVLYCGVCSLPPEYCEFGSDFEKCKPWLIQNVPDLYPDLLKEEKEADKVADKLQSTGISGAGDGAASSAPKQEEVKRLPGGKIKKKDKQEVVIEKVVRNKRKCITTVKGLELFGVKLSDASKKLGKKFATGASVVKGPTEKEQIDVQGDIAYDVVEFITDTWPDVPETAIFFIEDGRKVPAA; encoded by the exons ATGGCAGAAAAACCCCAACCGGTTCGGGTTCTCTACTGCGGCGTGTGCAGTTTGCCCCCCGAATACTGCGAATTCGGATCCGATTTCGAGAAATGCAAACCCTGGTTGATCCAAAACGTCCCTGACCTATACCCTGATCTTCTCAAAG AAGAGAAGGAAGCTGATAAAGTTGCTGACAAACTACAAAGTACGGGTATATCTGGAGCTGGTGATGGAGCTGCTTCCTcag CACCGAAGCAAGAAGAGGTGAAGCGTCTTCCTGGTgggaagataaagaaaaag GATAAGCAAGAGGTTGTTATTGAGAAGGTCGTACGTAACAAGCGAAAGTGCATCACCACTGTGAAGGGACTGGAACTTTTTG GTGTCAAGCTCAGTGATGCTTCCAAGAAACTCGGGAAAAAGTTTGCTACTGGAGCCTCTGTTGTCAAG GGACCTACTGAGAAAGAACAAATTGATGTTCAAGGGGATATAGCTTATGATGTTGTGGAGTTCATTACAGATACATGGCCTGAT GTTCCTGAAACAGCAATTTTCTTTATAGAAGATGGGAGAAAGGTCCCAGCTGCTTGA
- the LOC100780198 gene encoding translation machinery-associated protein 22 isoform X2, whose translation MAEKPQPVRVLYCGVCSLPPEYCEFGSDFEKCKPWLIQNVPDLYPDLLKEKEADKVADKLQSTGISGAGDGAASSAPKQEEVKRLPGGKIKKKDKQEVVIEKVVRNKRKCITTVKGLELFGVKLSDASKKLGKKFATGASVVKGPTEKEQIDVQGDIAYDVVEFITDTWPDVPETAIFFIEDGRKVPAA comes from the exons ATGGCAGAAAAACCCCAACCGGTTCGGGTTCTCTACTGCGGCGTGTGCAGTTTGCCCCCCGAATACTGCGAATTCGGATCCGATTTCGAGAAATGCAAACCCTGGTTGATCCAAAACGTCCCTGACCTATACCCTGATCTTCTCAAAG AGAAGGAAGCTGATAAAGTTGCTGACAAACTACAAAGTACGGGTATATCTGGAGCTGGTGATGGAGCTGCTTCCTcag CACCGAAGCAAGAAGAGGTGAAGCGTCTTCCTGGTgggaagataaagaaaaag GATAAGCAAGAGGTTGTTATTGAGAAGGTCGTACGTAACAAGCGAAAGTGCATCACCACTGTGAAGGGACTGGAACTTTTTG GTGTCAAGCTCAGTGATGCTTCCAAGAAACTCGGGAAAAAGTTTGCTACTGGAGCCTCTGTTGTCAAG GGACCTACTGAGAAAGAACAAATTGATGTTCAAGGGGATATAGCTTATGATGTTGTGGAGTTCATTACAGATACATGGCCTGAT GTTCCTGAAACAGCAATTTTCTTTATAGAAGATGGGAGAAAGGTCCCAGCTGCTTGA
- the LOC100781094 gene encoding pathogen-associated molecular patterns-induced protein A70 — protein MIETSEASVYGVMASWLTPSNLFIFINLVIGTIAISSRFANTTKRQHQLVRSPSLLERLASFNLCYHKHEPTTRMMTTTTTMFHRVVDPVERLDEFRLDQVPSSSLLDRVRSFNLGFYKIDNIERHGPVHNSDLPQLAQLDRLPSSSLLDHVKPLNLEIERPDLVHRLDSSQLDRVSSISLLERVRSFNLGFSKVEMEKPDSIQQQLTRAPSILQRLKSSLSFEPESEVTGGGELAEETEEEGVDAKADDFINRFRQQLRLQRLDSIIRYRDMLKRY, from the coding sequence ATGATTGAAACATCAGAAGCTTCAGTTTACGGTGTGATGGCAAGTTGGCTCACACCCTCCAATCTATTCATTTTCATCAATCTCGTCATTGGAACCATCGCCATCTCCTCTCGTTTCGCCAACACGACCAAAAGACAACACCAGCTCGTCCGTTCTCCTTCTTTGCTAGAAAGGCTTGCGTCCTTTAACCTTTGTTATCACAAACATGAACCAACAACAAGGATGATGACGACGACAACAACAATGTTTCACAGAGTTGTGGACCCAGTCGAGCGTCTGGATGAATTCAGACTCGACCAGGTCCCCTCCTCGTCCTTGTTGGACAGGGTTAGGTCTTTCAACCTGGGGTTTTATAAGATTGATAATATTGAAAGACATGGTCCGGTCCATAATTCTGACTTGCCCCAACTGGCCCAGCTGGATCGGCTTCCTTCTTCATCTTTGTTGGACCACGTCAAGCCTTTAAATCTTGAGATCGAAAGACCTGACCTGGTCCATAGACTTGACTCGTCCCAGCTTGATCGGGTTTCGTCCATATCATTGCTGGAACGAGTCAGGTCATTTAATCTTGGCTTTAGTAAAGTCGAGATGGAAAAGCCTGATTCGATACAGCAACAGCTAACCCGTGCTCCCTCGATCCTCCAGCGGCTTAAGTCTTCCTTGTCGTTTGAGCCTGAATCCGAAGTTACCGGTGGTGGAGAGTTGGCGGAGGAAACTGAAGAAGAAGGGGTGGATGCAAAGGCTGATGATTTCATCAACAGGTTTAGGCAGCAACTGAGGTTGCAAAGGCTTGACTCTATTATACGTTACAGGGATATGCTCAAACGATACTAA